The following coding sequences lie in one Oligoflexus sp. genomic window:
- a CDS encoding ATP-binding protein produces MAQFEKLRWHQSLGFKTQLVILVLGIWLLGGIVLVMKFKGTEKVLEESRRLIEQTGNNAVGDLQSRLIEVDALARTFAEASRVLPKNEKVIHSSLPSLIHFQGDQGVAGGGFWPEPFAFDTKKERSSFFWGRNKDGQLEFFDDYNKPGAGYHNEEWYVVVRYAKRGKCFWSRSYMDPYSYQPMTTCTVGIFENDKFTGEVTIDVKLEGLEALTKAWQKKTGGYVFIMDRNNKFLTFPRLDLVKKIGKDDKGNRTEDFIMASELAQKEKNFTPIASALDAMNQDILTSAQSMPGYDASISKKVNADSYQIDEKEAEFINAIMRDPLEGRTQQTRLYQSLELEKDFVTGSRSLAYIFHVPSSYWKVVVVKPYAEAAAVADSITRMLILYLVMTVGAVGLLASFLLHRLVLVPLTQTTASIQATGEMIQNNDTSRISRTLSGTLPRNEIGLLKSVFHQLTVKVLDARLSLEEYSRQLEKMNASLEDRVKERSHALQTILNNVQSGFLLVDREGVVQDGFTKSCQNFFENRVKVGQRLTLLLGMKAADASYYELAISEIFEDLMPEEVTTQQLPQRFHVGRKTLRLAANAVRNEAGQVELVLFTISDVTALEVAEQENININAVLGILRQREAFGLFLADARRSLAELKGKDAMLDQARVRALLHTLKGNCGSFGLVAVAQTIHQVEDESRIHSQHVLEVEQKLKEFLLANYQLLSISYDEGVGNWVQLDQNAIKVLEQRVGRVGTLDEAKRELTLWIQNISLKTAKELVGPLPEFVSHLATRLDKKAELEIVGGDVRLDPTVFGPVLQNLTHLIRNAVDHGLESADERGDKPVIGHLRLTFTETDNAWVLKLADDGKGIDTEALVRKGLNAGLIQVDEAAKLNEQQKLELIFRNGLSTAEKVSDISGRGVGMSAVAQSIQAAGGKIQVTSRLGQGTEFELWIPKTPALQQARRVA; encoded by the coding sequence ATGGCTCAGTTTGAAAAATTACGCTGGCACCAAAGTTTGGGGTTCAAGACCCAGCTTGTGATTCTGGTTCTCGGTATCTGGCTGCTGGGCGGTATCGTGCTGGTGATGAAGTTCAAGGGAACGGAAAAGGTTCTGGAAGAAAGTCGTCGTCTGATTGAGCAGACGGGTAACAATGCCGTCGGTGATCTGCAGAGCCGCCTCATTGAAGTCGATGCGTTGGCCCGCACCTTTGCGGAAGCCAGTCGGGTGCTGCCGAAAAACGAAAAAGTCATTCATAGCTCGCTGCCCTCCTTGATTCATTTTCAAGGGGACCAGGGCGTGGCCGGCGGCGGTTTCTGGCCTGAGCCCTTCGCCTTTGATACGAAAAAAGAGCGAAGCAGCTTTTTCTGGGGCCGTAATAAAGATGGCCAGCTGGAATTCTTTGATGATTACAATAAACCCGGAGCCGGCTATCACAACGAAGAATGGTATGTCGTGGTTCGCTATGCAAAGCGCGGCAAGTGCTTTTGGAGCCGCTCATACATGGACCCTTATAGCTATCAGCCGATGACGACCTGTACGGTCGGCATCTTCGAAAATGACAAGTTCACCGGCGAGGTCACCATTGATGTGAAGCTGGAAGGACTTGAGGCCTTGACCAAAGCCTGGCAGAAGAAAACCGGTGGCTATGTCTTCATCATGGACCGGAACAATAAATTCCTGACCTTCCCGCGTCTGGACCTTGTGAAAAAAATTGGCAAGGATGACAAGGGCAATCGCACCGAAGACTTTATCATGGCGAGTGAGCTTGCCCAGAAGGAAAAGAACTTCACGCCGATTGCGAGCGCATTGGACGCCATGAATCAGGATATCCTCACAAGCGCCCAGTCGATGCCCGGCTATGATGCGTCCATTTCCAAAAAAGTGAATGCGGATAGCTATCAGATTGATGAAAAGGAAGCGGAATTTATCAACGCGATCATGCGCGATCCTTTGGAAGGCCGTACCCAGCAGACAAGGCTTTATCAAAGCCTGGAACTGGAGAAGGACTTCGTCACAGGCTCCCGGTCCCTGGCTTATATCTTCCACGTGCCTTCGTCCTACTGGAAGGTCGTGGTCGTGAAGCCCTATGCCGAGGCAGCCGCTGTTGCCGATTCCATTACCCGGATGTTGATTCTTTACCTCGTTATGACAGTCGGAGCCGTTGGGCTCCTGGCCTCGTTCCTGCTGCATCGACTTGTGCTGGTGCCTTTGACGCAAACCACGGCCTCCATCCAGGCCACCGGAGAAATGATCCAAAACAATGACACCAGCCGGATTTCCAGGACGCTGAGCGGGACGCTGCCACGGAATGAAATCGGGCTTTTGAAATCGGTCTTTCATCAGCTGACCGTCAAGGTTCTGGATGCCCGCCTCAGCCTTGAGGAATACTCAAGGCAGCTGGAGAAAATGAATGCGAGCCTTGAGGATAGGGTCAAGGAACGAAGTCACGCTCTGCAGACGATTCTGAACAATGTGCAGAGCGGGTTTTTGCTGGTGGATCGGGAGGGCGTGGTTCAGGATGGATTCACCAAATCCTGCCAGAACTTCTTTGAGAATCGGGTGAAAGTGGGCCAGCGCTTGACCCTGCTCCTGGGTATGAAGGCGGCCGACGCCAGCTATTATGAGCTTGCGATCAGTGAGATCTTTGAAGATCTGATGCCGGAAGAGGTCACCACGCAGCAGCTGCCGCAGCGCTTCCATGTTGGACGGAAAACCCTGCGTCTGGCCGCCAACGCCGTGCGCAATGAAGCCGGACAGGTGGAGCTGGTGCTCTTTACCATTTCGGATGTTACGGCTTTGGAAGTGGCCGAACAGGAGAACATCAACATCAACGCCGTGCTGGGCATTCTGCGGCAGCGCGAAGCTTTTGGCCTTTTCCTTGCCGATGCACGCCGGAGCCTCGCCGAACTCAAAGGCAAAGATGCGATGCTGGATCAAGCACGAGTGCGCGCTCTCCTTCACACGCTCAAAGGCAACTGTGGTTCCTTTGGTCTTGTGGCCGTGGCGCAAACGATTCATCAGGTGGAAGATGAAAGCCGCATTCATTCGCAGCATGTGCTGGAGGTCGAGCAGAAACTGAAGGAATTCCTGCTGGCCAACTATCAGCTTCTGTCCATCAGCTATGATGAGGGCGTGGGCAACTGGGTGCAGCTGGATCAAAATGCCATCAAGGTCCTGGAGCAGCGCGTAGGGCGCGTGGGAACCCTGGATGAGGCGAAGCGGGAGCTGACGCTCTGGATCCAGAATATTTCTTTGAAGACGGCCAAGGAACTGGTGGGACCGCTGCCGGAATTTGTAAGCCATCTCGCGACCCGACTCGATAAGAAAGCGGAACTCGAAATCGTCGGCGGTGACGTCCGTTTGGATCCCACAGTGTTTGGACCTGTTCTGCAGAACCTCACGCATCTGATCCGCAATGCCGTGGACCATGGCCTGGAATCCGCCGATGAACGGGGAGATAAGCCGGTGATCGGTCATCTGCGTTTGACCTTTACCGAAACAGACAATGCCTGGGTCCTGAAGCTGGCCGATGACGGCAAGGGCATCGATACTGAAGCTTTGGTGCGGAAAGGTTTGAATGCCGGTTTGATTCAGGTCGATGAAGCCGCGAAGCTGAATGAGCAGCAGAAGCTCGAACTGATTTTCCGCAATGGTCTTTCCACGGCTGAAAAAGTCTCGGATATTTCGGGCAGGGGTGTGGGTATGTCGGCGGTTGCGCAAAGCATCCAGGCGGCCGGTGGGAAGATTCAGGTAACGAGCCGACTGGGGCAGGGTACGGAATTTGAACTTTGGATTCCGAAAACGCCTGCTTTACAGCAGGCGCGTCGAGTGGCGTGA
- a CDS encoding PQQ-dependent sugar dehydrogenase → MKVTFLKTLALSSLVSGAAWAQSSAAELKEEARSIFLTSCAASCHNKAVSPRLTDASGDVDFNAVKLNAARIIARVQDASMPPRRAPASQQITAAQRETLLQYVKSLQTDTPDNAGLPLASLRLASGFNIEVFAKAEGARSLAVHPEGIVFVGTGGFSNVDPNGRVHAIVPTSSGRKVIALAWNLDNPNGVALQGNDLYVAEQTRVIRFKDAVGWVKANVGKNLGKTSAPFTTVYSGLPDQPTHSWKYLGFGPDGKLYLNIGAPCNICLPDRDTYATIMRMNADGSNLETVARGVRNTVGFTWHPETREMWFTDNGRDQLGDNLPPDELNRLTADGQDFGYPYCHAKTISDPTYGKNQDCRSDAFTKPEVELGAHVAALGLTFYQGSMFPAAYQNAVFIAEHGSWNSSRKNGYRLSVVQFKQDAEGKTVATYQPFIAGWLNDANQTNWGRPVDVKNYVDGSLLLSDDQTGAIYRVTYTTP, encoded by the coding sequence ATGAAAGTTACGTTTCTCAAGACACTGGCGCTGTCGAGCCTTGTGTCCGGGGCAGCCTGGGCACAAAGCTCGGCAGCCGAACTAAAGGAGGAAGCGCGTTCGATTTTTCTGACATCGTGCGCCGCCTCCTGCCACAACAAAGCTGTCAGCCCCAGGTTGACTGACGCTTCCGGTGACGTGGACTTTAACGCTGTGAAGCTGAATGCCGCTCGCATCATCGCTCGTGTTCAGGACGCTTCGATGCCGCCCCGCCGCGCGCCTGCCTCGCAGCAGATAACCGCCGCTCAGCGTGAGACTCTTCTGCAGTATGTGAAGAGTCTGCAGACGGATACTCCCGATAACGCAGGTCTGCCGCTTGCGTCTTTGCGTCTCGCTTCCGGTTTCAATATCGAAGTCTTTGCCAAGGCGGAAGGTGCGCGTTCGCTGGCAGTTCATCCTGAAGGCATCGTCTTCGTCGGCACGGGTGGATTCTCCAATGTCGATCCCAATGGTCGCGTTCATGCGATCGTTCCCACCAGCAGTGGCCGCAAGGTGATCGCGCTCGCGTGGAACCTTGATAATCCCAACGGTGTGGCGCTGCAAGGGAATGACCTTTACGTCGCTGAACAAACCCGCGTGATCCGATTCAAGGATGCTGTGGGTTGGGTGAAGGCCAACGTCGGCAAAAACCTCGGCAAGACTTCGGCACCCTTCACGACTGTTTATTCGGGCCTTCCCGATCAGCCGACGCACAGCTGGAAATATCTGGGCTTTGGTCCCGATGGAAAACTTTATCTGAACATCGGCGCGCCTTGTAATATCTGCCTGCCCGATCGCGACACCTACGCGACCATCATGCGTATGAATGCGGATGGCAGTAACCTGGAAACAGTAGCACGCGGCGTGCGCAACACCGTGGGCTTCACCTGGCATCCGGAAACGAGGGAGATGTGGTTCACCGATAACGGCCGTGATCAGCTGGGGGACAACCTGCCACCGGATGAACTCAATCGTTTGACTGCGGATGGTCAGGACTTCGGTTATCCCTACTGTCATGCGAAGACCATCAGCGATCCCACCTACGGTAAAAATCAGGACTGCCGCAGCGATGCCTTCACCAAACCGGAAGTGGAACTCGGCGCGCATGTTGCGGCCCTCGGTTTGACCTTCTATCAGGGTTCGATGTTCCCCGCGGCCTATCAGAATGCGGTCTTCATCGCCGAGCATGGTTCATGGAACAGCTCGCGTAAAAACGGCTATCGTTTGAGCGTCGTGCAGTTCAAACAGGATGCGGAAGGCAAAACCGTTGCGACCTATCAGCCCTTCATTGCCGGTTGGTTGAATGATGCCAATCAAACCAACTGGGGTCGTCCGGTGGATGTGAAGAATTACGTCGATGGTTCGCTCCTTTTGAGTGATGACCAGACCGGCGCAATTTATCGCGTGACCTATACCACTCCCTGA
- a CDS encoding DEAD/DEAH box helicase yields MNRDPLEAPLLRRLPAPGTPPDNGALLDAFLDYVKERGVELYQAQEEAILALFDGGNVILNTPTGSGKSLVATALHFHALATGRRSFYTCPIKALVNEKFLALCNEFGADQVGMITGDASVNSKAPIICCTAEILANMALREGDKAPVDDVIMDEFHYYSDRERGVAWQLPLLTMPKARFLLMSATMGDTSFFEKTLKDLTSRDTTVVRSSERPVPLTFVYQETLLHETIKSLLASGKAPIYLVNFTQRDCAEEAQKLMSVDFATKEEKAAIAAVLTNVKFSSPYGKEIQRLLKHGIGLHHAGLLPKYRLLVEQLAQKGLLKVISGTDTLGVGVNVPIRTVLFTKLCKFDGSKATILSVRDFQQISGRAGRKGFDDQGTVVVQAPEHVVENMSMESKAAGDPKKLKKIVKKKPPEKGYVHWDVNTFNRLISAPPESLTSSFQVSHGMLLNILSRDGDGCRAMKNLIRNCHETPQSKKTLTKTAFQMFRSLVERGIIRFEWLAEYRHKKILVDSNLQTDFSLNQSLSLYLLDTIKLLDPFSPDFALDLLSLVESILENPELILRKQLDRIKSRKMAEMKADGIEYEERIAELEKMEYPKPNREFIYETFNRFAATHPWVGNENIRPKSIAREMYESFFSFDEYIRDYEQQRAEGLLLRYLMEVYKVLVQTVPESYRNEEIEGMIDYFGRMIRNIDSSLLDEWEKLRNPSAVVEAAEEEVVQEAPDITRDMRAFTVQIRNEVFRFVRAVAAGDAEGAMALIEGGTWTIPLLTNAVNPYFEEHHDIVTDRQARHPQHCRVKPQKDPEGWRVEQTLIDSDDHNDWQITFFIDRQKSREQNRPVLELLKVGHMEDS; encoded by the coding sequence GTGAATCGTGATCCTCTTGAGGCGCCTCTTTTACGGCGCCTGCCCGCCCCCGGCACTCCTCCTGATAACGGCGCTTTGCTCGACGCCTTCCTCGACTATGTCAAGGAACGCGGGGTGGAGCTGTACCAGGCTCAGGAAGAGGCCATTCTTGCGCTTTTCGATGGCGGCAATGTCATACTCAATACGCCGACCGGCTCCGGCAAATCGCTGGTGGCCACGGCTCTGCATTTTCACGCGCTGGCCACCGGGCGGCGCTCGTTTTACACCTGCCCGATCAAGGCGCTGGTGAATGAAAAATTTCTGGCACTGTGCAATGAATTTGGCGCGGACCAGGTCGGCATGATCACGGGAGATGCCTCGGTCAATAGCAAGGCTCCTATCATCTGCTGCACGGCCGAGATTCTTGCCAACATGGCCCTTCGCGAGGGGGACAAGGCCCCGGTCGATGATGTCATCATGGATGAGTTTCACTACTATTCGGATCGTGAACGCGGCGTGGCCTGGCAGCTGCCGCTTCTGACCATGCCGAAGGCGCGTTTTCTTCTGATGTCAGCGACCATGGGTGACACCAGCTTTTTTGAAAAAACCCTGAAGGACCTGACCAGCCGCGATACGACCGTCGTGCGTTCGAGTGAGAGGCCCGTGCCTCTTACGTTCGTCTATCAGGAAACCCTACTGCATGAGACGATCAAGAGTCTTCTCGCGAGTGGGAAAGCGCCTATCTACCTTGTGAACTTCACCCAGCGTGATTGCGCGGAGGAAGCGCAGAAGCTGATGTCGGTGGATTTTGCGACCAAGGAAGAGAAAGCGGCGATTGCTGCGGTGCTGACGAACGTCAAGTTTTCGAGTCCCTATGGGAAGGAAATTCAGCGGCTTTTGAAGCACGGGATTGGTCTGCATCATGCCGGTCTTTTGCCGAAGTATCGACTTTTGGTGGAGCAGCTGGCGCAGAAAGGGCTTTTGAAGGTTATCAGTGGGACGGATACTTTGGGCGTGGGTGTCAACGTTCCGATTCGGACTGTGCTCTTCACGAAACTTTGCAAATTCGATGGCAGCAAGGCCACGATTCTGAGTGTTCGGGATTTCCAGCAGATCAGTGGTCGTGCGGGACGTAAGGGGTTTGATGATCAAGGGACGGTCGTGGTGCAGGCACCCGAGCATGTTGTGGAAAACATGTCGATGGAGTCGAAGGCGGCCGGTGATCCTAAGAAATTGAAGAAGATCGTCAAGAAGAAGCCGCCTGAGAAAGGCTATGTTCACTGGGATGTGAATACCTTCAATCGTCTGATCAGTGCGCCGCCTGAATCGCTGACGTCGAGCTTCCAGGTGTCCCATGGCATGCTGCTCAATATTTTGAGTCGGGATGGGGACGGTTGCCGGGCGATGAAGAATCTGATTCGGAATTGCCACGAGACGCCGCAGTCGAAGAAGACTTTGACCAAGACGGCGTTCCAGATGTTCCGTTCGCTGGTGGAGCGTGGGATTATCCGCTTTGAGTGGCTGGCGGAGTATCGGCATAAAAAGATTCTGGTGGACAGCAATCTGCAGACGGACTTCTCTTTGAATCAGTCGCTGTCGCTTTATCTTCTGGACACGATTAAGCTCCTGGATCCTTTCTCCCCTGATTTCGCTTTGGATCTTCTCAGTTTGGTGGAATCCATCCTGGAGAACCCGGAGCTGATCCTGCGAAAGCAGCTGGATCGGATTAAATCCCGGAAAATGGCCGAGATGAAGGCGGATGGGATTGAATACGAGGAGCGCATAGCGGAACTTGAGAAGATGGAGTATCCGAAGCCGAATCGCGAATTCATCTATGAGACCTTCAATCGTTTTGCGGCGACGCACCCTTGGGTGGGGAATGAAAATATTCGACCCAAGTCCATCGCGCGCGAGATGTACGAATCCTTCTTCTCGTTTGATGAATACATCCGCGACTACGAGCAGCAGCGGGCGGAAGGGCTTCTGCTTCGCTATCTGATGGAAGTCTATAAAGTCCTTGTCCAGACCGTTCCCGAATCCTATCGGAACGAGGAAATCGAGGGGATGATCGATTATTTCGGTCGGATGATTCGGAATATCGACTCCAGCCTTCTCGATGAATGGGAAAAGCTGCGCAATCCATCCGCTGTGGTCGAAGCCGCGGAAGAGGAAGTGGTGCAGGAGGCTCCCGATATCACGCGTGATATGCGGGCGTTCACCGTTCAGATTCGCAACGAAGTCTTCCGCTTCGTCCGCGCGGTGGCGGCCGGGGATGCCGAGGGTGCGATGGCTTTGATCGAAGGTGGGACCTGGACGATTCCGCTCTTGACCAATGCTGTGAATCCTTACTTTGAAGAGCATCACGACATTGTCACCGATCGACAGGCTCGTCATCCGCAGCACTGTCGTGTCAAGCCTCAGAAAGATCCCGAGGGCTGGCGTGTGGAACAGACTTTGATTGATTCAGATGACCACAATGACTGGCAAATCACCTTCTTTATCGACCGACAGAAATCGCGGGAGCAAAATCGACCTGTGCTGGAACTCCTGAAGGTCGGGCATATGGAGGACAGTTGA
- the uraH gene encoding hydroxyisourate hydrolase, which yields MTKKSILAFLISLFGFISSHALAEGISTHVLDLASGVGGKNIPVVLEIKDKSGAWTKLASGTTDENGRIKSFGPNVKVTSGTYKLIFDMTKYSESKPNPFFPEISVVFQVQDQKLHYHVPVVVSPYGYSTYRGN from the coding sequence ATGACAAAAAAATCAATCCTGGCGTTCTTGATTTCCTTGTTTGGTTTTATTTCCAGCCATGCGCTGGCAGAGGGAATATCGACTCACGTCCTGGACCTGGCCTCGGGAGTGGGCGGAAAAAATATTCCCGTTGTCCTGGAAATCAAGGATAAAAGTGGAGCGTGGACGAAGCTGGCAAGCGGTACGACGGACGAAAATGGAAGGATCAAGTCCTTTGGTCCCAATGTTAAGGTCACCAGCGGAACTTATAAGCTGATCTTCGATATGACGAAGTATTCGGAGAGCAAGCCGAATCCATTCTTTCCTGAAATCAGCGTAGTGTTTCAGGTACAAGATCAGAAACTTCACTATCATGTCCCCGTTGTCGTCAGCCCCTACGGCTACAGCACATACCGGGGCAATTAA
- a CDS encoding heme-binding protein, translating into MRMIFLLLALLSTKSFGQDKKDFVSQETQLNLEGAKEVASRVEAASKKLGKKVSLAVVGVNGETLLIYKGDQVGPHNTEAARRKAYTALSTKTATLELMRKATANPDTRNLAELPELLLLSGGVPLWKNGVVIGAIGVAGGGSPENDHALAQSGALSELGITTK; encoded by the coding sequence ATGAGAATGATTTTTCTGCTGCTGGCGTTGCTGAGTACCAAGTCTTTTGGGCAGGATAAGAAAGACTTTGTCTCACAGGAAACGCAACTGAACCTTGAAGGAGCGAAAGAAGTTGCAAGCAGAGTGGAGGCCGCGTCAAAAAAACTTGGCAAGAAAGTAAGTCTTGCTGTTGTCGGTGTGAACGGTGAAACTCTGTTGATTTATAAAGGAGACCAGGTCGGGCCTCACAACACAGAGGCTGCAAGAAGAAAAGCGTACACGGCTCTATCGACCAAGACCGCAACCTTGGAGCTTATGCGCAAAGCAACGGCCAATCCAGACACCAGAAACTTAGCCGAGCTTCCCGAACTCTTGCTTTTAAGTGGAGGTGTTCCACTTTGGAAAAACGGAGTGGTAATCGGAGCCATCGGTGTTGCAGGAGGAGGGAGTCCAGAAAACGATCACGCCCTGGCACAGAGCGGTGCTTTGTCGGAATTAGGAATTACAACAAAATAA
- a CDS encoding HAMP domain-containing sensor histidine kinase, with product MSIRNTVILITLGFVLLAGITAVVLKKWTTDMEQLADAASQQMESVLASEELQISLLKFSRETLLNLARREKTPVAFRLEQEAHLTQGLSKVRNYVDTDQEKDLVDKIEASVRDYISFQHQRSRLSPEEAAQLTSSTIIDDALVSAQALTDLNKRQAGDFESRLRKVSRDADKVAAVMFGISLFGFFLAWMIVRTWIYNPVVLLRKQIDQTSGAVFKEVDERGPEEIRAIAAAFNRLGARVMTQREASLRFLAAVAHDLRNPLSAIRMSSEILPDEESPEEREAVVQIISRQAQHLDRMVGDLLDTTRIESGQLEIMKTEADLSTLVHESVALHRSTSQVHKINVSLPSGPVVAEIDPLRVMQVLNNLINNAIKYSPNGGVVSVCLLNQNGLATIEVGDNGIGIAPDDKEKIFEPFRRTATTKLTIPGVGLGLSVTRRIVESHSGTIEVESTPGKGSIFRVRLPLGAVRI from the coding sequence ATGAGCATACGTAATACTGTTATATTAATTACGCTCGGGTTCGTACTCTTAGCGGGCATCACTGCGGTCGTGTTGAAGAAATGGACAACAGACATGGAGCAACTCGCGGACGCTGCAAGTCAGCAGATGGAAAGTGTGCTGGCTTCTGAAGAGCTTCAGATCAGCCTGCTCAAGTTCAGCCGCGAAACACTTTTGAATCTGGCCAGGCGGGAGAAAACTCCGGTCGCGTTTCGTCTGGAGCAGGAAGCCCATTTAACCCAAGGCCTCAGTAAAGTCAGGAACTACGTTGATACAGATCAGGAAAAAGATCTCGTCGACAAGATCGAGGCGTCGGTACGCGATTATATTTCGTTTCAGCATCAACGTTCTCGCTTGTCCCCCGAAGAGGCTGCGCAGCTGACCAGTTCGACGATTATAGATGACGCTTTGGTCAGCGCCCAGGCGCTTACCGATTTGAACAAGAGGCAGGCAGGGGATTTCGAATCCCGGCTGCGCAAGGTAAGCCGGGATGCCGACAAAGTCGCTGCTGTCATGTTCGGCATCTCCTTATTCGGTTTCTTCCTCGCGTGGATGATCGTTCGAACCTGGATCTACAATCCCGTCGTGCTTCTAAGAAAACAGATCGATCAAACGTCAGGTGCCGTATTCAAGGAAGTCGATGAGCGAGGTCCCGAAGAAATTCGAGCTATCGCCGCTGCTTTCAACCGCTTGGGTGCCAGGGTCATGACGCAGAGAGAAGCTTCCCTGCGCTTCCTGGCAGCGGTGGCGCATGACCTTCGCAATCCCCTCAGCGCCATACGAATGTCCTCTGAGATTTTGCCCGACGAGGAAAGTCCTGAGGAGCGAGAGGCGGTTGTTCAAATCATTTCCAGGCAGGCCCAGCACTTGGATCGGATGGTCGGTGATCTTCTGGATACGACTCGGATTGAATCCGGGCAGCTTGAAATCATGAAAACTGAGGCCGACCTTTCCACTTTGGTTCATGAGAGCGTTGCGCTTCATCGGTCGACATCACAGGTCCACAAAATTAATGTGTCTCTTCCGAGTGGGCCTGTCGTAGCGGAGATTGATCCGCTCCGAGTCATGCAGGTGCTCAACAATCTCATCAATAACGCGATCAAATACTCGCCAAACGGCGGTGTGGTTTCAGTTTGCTTACTCAATCAGAATGGTTTGGCAACCATCGAAGTCGGGGATAATGGGATTGGCATCGCCCCTGATGACAAGGAGAAAATCTTCGAGCCCTTCCGAAGGACGGCAACGACCAAGCTCACAATCCCAGGCGTAGGCTTAGGGCTATCCGTGACGAGGCGGATCGTAGAGAGCCACTCGGGAACAATTGAAGTGGAGAGCACCCCTGGGAAAGGCTCTATTTTCAGAGTGAGACTTCCTTTGGGGGCTGTTCGCATATAA